The Mustela erminea isolate mMusErm1 chromosome 6, mMusErm1.Pri, whole genome shotgun sequence genome includes a region encoding these proteins:
- the LOC116593048 gene encoding heterogeneous nuclear ribonucleoprotein A1-like produces the protein MFKSESPRAPTAVEALIEGVSFETTDETPRNHSEQQRMLSDCVVMRHPNTRHSKGFGFATNATVEEEEAAMNARPHKEYRRAVEPKMAASREDSQKHGVHLTVKKIFVGGIKKDTEEYHLRDDFEQ, from the coding sequence ATGTTTAAGTCAGAGTCTCCCAGAGCCCCAACAGCTGTCGAAGCTCTCATCGAAGGTGTGAGCTTTGAAACAACTGATGAAACTCCCAGGAACCATTCTGAACAACAGAGAATGCTCTCAGACTGTGTGGTCATGAGACATCCAAACACCAGGCACTCCAAAGGCTTTGGGTTTGCCACGAATGCcactgtggaggaggaggaggcagccatGAATGCAAGGCCACACAAGGAGTACAGAAGAGCTGTGGAACCAAAGATGGCTGCCTCCCGAGAAGATTCTCAAAAACATGGTGTCCACTTAACTGTGAAGaagatttttgttggtggcattaAAAAAGACACTGAAGAATATCACCTAAGAGATGATTTTGAACAGTAA